A stretch of the Gammaproteobacteria bacterium genome encodes the following:
- a CDS encoding cytochrome-c oxidase produces MSEHQGNAWIPRWFIRIAVVYFFIGVLLGIYMSVTVNFIERPVHVHINLLGWVCMALYGLLYFHYDKVRESKLAVWHFWLTNISLPPQMIALSMMLHGNAAAGPVIGIFAVMTAVATLLLVINIFRNDH; encoded by the coding sequence ATGAGCGAACATCAGGGCAATGCGTGGATTCCGAGATGGTTCATCCGGATCGCAGTGGTGTATTTCTTCATAGGGGTGTTGCTGGGCATCTACATGAGCGTGACGGTCAACTTCATCGAGCGGCCGGTACACGTGCACATCAACTTGCTGGGCTGGGTATGCATGGCCCTTTATGGCCTGCTGTACTTTCACTACGACAAGGTGCGCGAGAGCAAACTGGCCGTCTGGCACTTCTGGCTGACGAACATCTCGCTGCCACCGCAGATGATCGCCCTGTCGATGATGCTGCACGGCAATGCGGCGGCGGGCCCGGTGATAGGCATTTTCGCCGTCATGACCGCAGTGGCCACGCTGCTGCTCGTGATCAACATTTTCCGGAACGACCATTGA
- a CDS encoding tetratricopeptide repeat protein, giving the protein TGKAHHQQGQLYLTAELRDMASGETLWTSSYERPVGDVGDVEDDILRNVVKALGVSAADADKLTVQKGWTDNIDAYGYYLRGLSYFRKYAVENIRKALEMFQSALKEDPQFARAWARLAECHAKYFMYHDAGNKRHIESALKASTKAVELAPDFSRAFTALGVARLMDKNYMDAEAAFDKAVTLNPRMFDAWFWHARACFQQGRLDKAIELFEKAAEVQPDDYQTPLLLRQAYLSKGDMESAQRVAKRGIELAQEHLKLNRKDARAIYLACGSMIQLGQYGQALEWAERALAINPEDPMINYNVACCYAQAGEADKAMDCLERAKGSGMVSAGWIRNDSDLFSLHDHPRYKALVEELKAAGT; this is encoded by the coding sequence CACCGGCAAGGCCCATCACCAGCAGGGCCAGCTTTACCTGACTGCCGAGCTTCGCGACATGGCCAGCGGTGAAACCCTGTGGACCTCGTCCTACGAGCGGCCAGTGGGCGACGTCGGTGATGTCGAAGACGACATCCTCCGCAACGTGGTCAAGGCGCTCGGCGTGTCGGCGGCAGATGCCGACAAGCTGACCGTGCAAAAGGGCTGGACCGACAATATCGATGCCTATGGCTATTACCTGCGTGGCCTGAGTTACTTCCGCAAGTATGCGGTCGAGAACATCCGCAAGGCGCTGGAGATGTTCCAGAGCGCCCTGAAGGAAGACCCGCAGTTCGCCAGGGCCTGGGCGCGGCTGGCCGAATGCCACGCCAAGTATTTCATGTACCACGATGCCGGCAACAAGCGGCACATCGAGTCCGCATTGAAGGCGAGTACGAAGGCTGTCGAGCTGGCGCCGGATTTTTCCCGCGCCTTTACCGCGCTCGGCGTGGCGCGCCTGATGGACAAGAACTACATGGATGCGGAAGCCGCCTTCGACAAGGCCGTGACGCTCAATCCGCGAATGTTCGATGCCTGGTTCTGGCATGCGCGCGCCTGCTTCCAGCAGGGTCGTCTCGACAAGGCCATCGAATTGTTCGAAAAGGCGGCCGAGGTGCAGCCGGACGATTACCAGACGCCTTTGTTGCTGCGCCAGGCCTATCTTTCCAAGGGTGACATGGAAAGCGCGCAGAGGGTGGCAAAGCGCGGTATCGAGCTGGCACAGGAACACCTCAAGCTGAATCGCAAGGATGCGCGCGCCATCTACCTGGCCTGCGGCTCGATGATCCAGCTGGGCCAGTACGGCCAGGCGCTGGAATGGGCGGAGCGGGCGCTGGCGATCAATCCCGAGGACCCGATGATCAATTACAACGTTGCCTGCTGCTATGCGCAGGCAGGCGAGGCCGACAAGGCGATGGACTGCCTGGAACGCGCCAAGGGTTCGGGCATGGTCAGCGCCGGCTGGATCCGCAATGATTCGGACCTGTTCTCGCTGCACGACCATCCTCGCTACAAGGCGCTGGTCGAGGAACTGAAGGCCGCGGGTACCTGA
- a CDS encoding FKBP-type peptidyl-prolyl cis-trans isomerase, with protein MTDSNKTPPVLGIAFIALVIVAGIAWFATQNASSPAEEHAARVADLLDAPSSDTTELADGIRYVVIEPSDKEPVTDDYVEFNATVWTQGGVEVMSSEKDGNYVLPYSAIRQMAPGLAEAIANAPVGEDRRYYIRADLIADGIPGAPKEDMVVDLRVIGGKNPLPAPDSVASIPSTATVTESGLAYLVLEESGNDNSPTLADEVTVHYTGWTTDGKMFDSSVMRGEPTTFPLGRLIKGWQEGIPLMNVGDRYRFWIPAELAYGNNPRPGAPSGLLVFDIELLGIGPERTAELDGSDSSE; from the coding sequence ATGACCGATTCCAACAAGACCCCGCCGGTACTCGGCATCGCCTTCATCGCGCTGGTCATCGTGGCCGGCATCGCCTGGTTTGCCACGCAGAACGCGTCATCGCCAGCAGAGGAACATGCGGCCAGGGTGGCGGACCTGCTCGACGCTCCGTCAAGCGACACCACTGAACTGGCCGACGGCATTCGCTACGTGGTCATCGAGCCGAGCGACAAGGAGCCGGTGACCGACGACTACGTGGAATTCAATGCCACCGTCTGGACGCAGGGTGGCGTCGAGGTGATGTCGTCGGAGAAGGACGGCAACTACGTGCTGCCCTACTCCGCCATCCGCCAGATGGCGCCGGGGCTGGCCGAGGCCATCGCCAACGCGCCGGTCGGCGAAGACCGTCGCTACTACATCCGCGCCGACCTGATTGCCGACGGCATCCCGGGCGCGCCCAAGGAAGACATGGTGGTCGACCTGCGGGTCATCGGTGGCAAGAACCCGCTGCCTGCGCCCGACAGCGTTGCCTCGATTCCGTCAACAGCGACCGTCACCGAATCCGGCCTGGCCTACCTGGTGCTGGAAGAAAGTGGCAACGACAATTCTCCCACCCTGGCCGACGAAGTCACCGTGCATTACACGGGCTGGACGACCGACGGCAAGATGTTCGATTCCTCCGTCATGCGCGGCGAACCGACCACCTTTCCGCTGGGCCGCCTGATCAAGGGCTGGCAGGAAGGCATCCCGCTGATGAACGTGGGTGATCGTTACCGCTTCTGGATTCCCGCCGAGCTGGCTTATGGCAACAATCCCCGCCCGGGAGCCCCGAGCGGCCTGCTGGTGTTCGATATCGAATTGCTGGGCATCGGACCCGAGCGCACGGCTGAGCTGGATGGCAGCGACAGCAGCGAATAA
- a CDS encoding M28 family peptidase, protein MNTDTSAAMPPRNRHWLASLAVLSVALGLAACQPATDGEADKSTDPLALAKAIDVDRIRAHMTFLSADPMRGREANTEQYDIAANYTAAQFELMGLEPAGTEGYMQPVTFRQTLIKPETAAMKLTQAGETRELEFGKDYVVYGSSAHVSGVAEAPLVFVGLGISAPELGHDDYAGVDVDGKIVVIMSGRPDGMPGSESAHLGSRSVKIQTAADKGAIGILYVAHPETVELYDIEAFARWAQRPSTTWLAPDGSAPTSHPSIQVRGVVAPEISRALLGVSDDEAFNALGAALKASENASRELDARLYMAVDSERSEFVSNNVVAMLPGSDPELADEYVIYSGHLDGQGVYDKAPEPEEGEEVSAEDSDKPADLIKNSAFDNALGVSMILELARTMTLLDEAPRRSMMFLFITAEEMGLLGSEHFAAYPTVPKDDIVANVNIDMPILTFEQKDVVLFGAENSSLGPLATAQAERIGYIVSPDPAPEERFFVRSDQYSFVREGVPALSIDPGRMAADPNVDGDALTDDFLLNHYHQASDSTELPFARKTAARFAGMNFLIGLAIANADERPTWNAGDFFGRTFGPDRMASGDTESQ, encoded by the coding sequence GTGAACACTGACACCTCTGCCGCAATGCCCCCCCGCAACCGCCACTGGCTGGCCAGCCTGGCCGTTCTGTCGGTCGCCCTTGGCCTGGCTGCCTGCCAGCCCGCCACCGATGGCGAGGCCGACAAGAGCACCGATCCGCTGGCGCTGGCAAAGGCCATCGACGTGGACCGTATCCGCGCCCACATGACATTCCTGTCTGCCGATCCGATGCGCGGCCGCGAAGCCAATACCGAGCAATACGACATTGCGGCAAACTACACCGCCGCCCAGTTCGAACTGATGGGACTCGAGCCGGCCGGCACCGAGGGCTACATGCAGCCGGTCACCTTCCGCCAGACCCTGATCAAGCCGGAAACAGCCGCAATGAAGCTGACGCAGGCAGGGGAAACCCGCGAACTCGAGTTTGGCAAGGATTACGTGGTGTACGGCAGTTCCGCCCATGTGAGCGGCGTCGCGGAAGCTCCGCTGGTGTTCGTGGGGCTGGGCATCTCGGCACCGGAGCTCGGCCACGATGACTACGCCGGCGTGGATGTCGACGGCAAGATCGTGGTGATCATGTCCGGCCGACCCGACGGCATGCCGGGCAGCGAGTCGGCGCACCTCGGCAGCCGCAGCGTCAAGATCCAGACTGCGGCCGACAAGGGTGCGATCGGCATCCTGTACGTCGCCCACCCGGAAACGGTCGAACTCTACGACATCGAGGCCTTTGCCCGCTGGGCGCAGCGCCCGTCAACGACCTGGCTGGCGCCGGACGGCTCGGCACCGACGTCCCACCCTTCCATCCAGGTCCGTGGCGTGGTCGCACCGGAAATCAGCAGGGCGCTGCTCGGCGTGTCGGATGACGAGGCCTTCAACGCACTCGGCGCCGCATTGAAAGCCAGCGAAAATGCCAGCCGCGAGCTCGATGCCCGCCTCTACATGGCAGTCGACTCGGAGCGGTCCGAGTTCGTCAGCAACAACGTCGTCGCCATGCTGCCGGGCAGCGATCCGGAACTGGCCGACGAGTACGTCATCTACAGCGGCCACCTCGATGGCCAGGGCGTGTATGACAAGGCACCGGAACCTGAAGAAGGCGAAGAAGTCAGTGCCGAGGACAGCGACAAGCCGGCTGACCTGATCAAGAACAGCGCCTTTGACAATGCTTTGGGTGTTTCGATGATTCTCGAGCTGGCGCGCACCATGACCTTGCTGGATGAGGCACCGCGGCGTTCGATGATGTTCCTGTTCATCACCGCCGAGGAAATGGGCCTGCTGGGCTCGGAGCACTTTGCCGCCTACCCGACCGTGCCGAAGGACGACATCGTTGCCAACGTGAATATCGACATGCCGATCCTTACCTTCGAGCAGAAGGACGTGGTGCTGTTCGGCGCCGAGAATTCGAGCCTCGGCCCGCTGGCGACGGCCCAGGCCGAACGCATTGGCTACATCGTTTCACCCGACCCTGCACCGGAAGAGCGCTTCTTCGTGCGCTCGGACCAGTATTCGTTCGTGCGCGAGGGCGTGCCGGCGCTGTCTATCGACCCGGGTCGCATGGCTGCCGACCCGAATGTCGATGGCGACGCCCTGACCGATGACTTCCTGCTCAATCATTACCACCAGGCCTCGGACTCCACCGAGCTGCCCTTTGCCAGGAAGACGGCTGCGCGTTTTGCAGGCATGAACTTCCTGATCGGCCTGGCCATTGCCAATGCCGATGAACGGCCTACCTGGAATGCCGGAGATTTCTTCGGCCGCACCTTCGGCCCTGACCGGATGGCCAGCGGTGACACCGAGAGCCAGTAA
- a CDS encoding methyltransferase, protein MIFKADNWRFFFSWLRAPRKVASAIPSSRALGRRMASAVEVAADELVVELGGGTGAITGELLASGIPAERLVVFEQNATFADLLRERFPGITVLNDDAQVLADALQAAGHNRPVGSIVSSLPLLTLPIAVRDRILGQCRTVLVPEGSFVQFTYGIRSPVPEEVQAKLGFSSEQIGSVWSNLPPATVWCYRPLQALAATA, encoded by the coding sequence ATGATTTTCAAAGCCGACAACTGGCGCTTCTTCTTCTCCTGGCTGCGTGCTCCGCGAAAGGTGGCTTCGGCCATTCCCAGCAGCCGGGCGTTGGGTCGGCGCATGGCGAGTGCCGTCGAGGTCGCTGCCGACGAGCTGGTGGTCGAACTGGGCGGCGGCACGGGCGCCATTACCGGCGAGCTGCTGGCTTCCGGCATCCCGGCAGAACGGCTGGTGGTTTTCGAGCAGAACGCGACCTTTGCCGATCTCCTGCGGGAGCGCTTCCCGGGCATTACCGTCCTGAATGACGATGCCCAGGTGCTGGCCGATGCCTTGCAGGCGGCCGGCCATAATCGTCCGGTCGGCAGCATTGTCTCCAGCCTGCCGCTGCTGACCCTGCCAATTGCCGTGCGCGATCGCATCCTGGGCCAGTGCCGTACGGTGCTGGTGCCGGAAGGCAGTTTCGTGCAGTTCACCTATGGCATCCGTTCGCCGGTACCGGAAGAGGTACAGGCAAAACTCGGCTTCTCGTCCGAACAGATCGGCTCTGTCTGGAGCAACCTGCCACCGGCCACCGTGTGGTGCTACCGTCCGCTGCAGGCGCTCGCCGCTACTGCTTGA